Proteins found in one Terribacillus sp. DMT04 genomic segment:
- a CDS encoding PspA/IM30 family protein, producing MFKFFNRMKTVVSSELNAMLDKAEDPVKMLDQFMRDMEADIREAETAVAKQIANEKMLKRKYDDAKAMADKRQQQAETAIEAGNDDLARRALEDKKAHQETADTLHASWERAASDVASIRQKLDEMKKEYAEMKLKKDSLKARAESAKTRTKMNRTMSGIGSDESRGGFERMEEKVLQYEAEAETSEDMSKSNRSLDDEFAALDKGGVDDELAALKKKMGKE from the coding sequence ATGTTTAAATTTTTTAACAGAATGAAGACGGTTGTGAGTTCAGAATTGAATGCGATGTTAGATAAAGCGGAAGATCCGGTAAAAATGCTCGATCAATTCATGCGTGACATGGAAGCGGATATTCGTGAGGCTGAGACAGCAGTAGCAAAACAAATTGCCAACGAAAAAATGTTAAAACGAAAATACGATGATGCAAAAGCAATGGCTGACAAGCGCCAGCAGCAAGCAGAAACAGCAATTGAAGCGGGCAATGATGATCTAGCGCGCCGTGCACTGGAAGACAAGAAGGCACATCAAGAAACAGCTGATACCCTTCATGCTTCTTGGGAACGTGCAGCAAGTGATGTAGCATCCATTCGTCAGAAACTGGATGAAATGAAGAAAGAATATGCTGAAATGAAACTGAAGAAAGATTCCTTAAAAGCACGAGCAGAATCTGCAAAAACACGTACAAAGATGAACCGTACAATGTCCGGTATTGGAAGCGATGAATCACGCGGCGGCTTTGAACGCATGGAAGAAAAAGTACTGCAGTATGAAGCAGAGGCAGAAACAAGTGAGGATATGTCCAAGTCCAACCGTTCACTTGATGATGAATTTGCTGCATTGGATAAAGGCGGAGTCGATGATGAGCTTGCTGCTTTGAAAAAGAAAATGGGCAAAGAATAA
- a CDS encoding DUF4178 domain-containing protein, with protein MGILSRLFKKKAPERPAVRERHALSIQVGDIVEYDLVTYEVVGKITSRQGNYEWFDYQLVEGDTIIWLSAEMDDELELGIYKKVPLAVSKPYPKELTYEGRKYFLDEQGEAKVVGEGRSRNVNGSIVHFADYYDEEEEHFLGLEGWGSEVEVSYGYEINTREIKIIAGSN; from the coding sequence TTGGGTATTCTTTCCCGCTTATTTAAGAAAAAAGCTCCTGAACGTCCTGCTGTGAGAGAACGCCATGCGCTCTCCATTCAGGTGGGTGATATTGTTGAATATGATTTGGTCACTTACGAAGTAGTCGGTAAGATCACTTCCAGACAAGGAAATTATGAGTGGTTCGACTACCAGCTCGTGGAGGGAGACACGATAATATGGCTTTCAGCGGAAATGGATGATGAACTGGAGCTGGGCATATACAAAAAAGTTCCGCTTGCTGTTTCGAAACCGTATCCGAAGGAGCTAACGTACGAAGGCAGAAAATATTTCCTTGATGAACAAGGTGAAGCGAAAGTCGTTGGCGAAGGAAGAAGCCGGAATGTAAATGGCTCAATCGTCCACTTTGCAGATTATTACGATGAAGAAGAAGAGCATTTCCTTGGGCTTGAAGGTTGGGGAAGTGAAGTAGAAGTAAGTTATGGTTACGAAATTAACACGCGTGAGATCAAAATCATTGCGGGTTCCAATTAA
- a CDS encoding DUF4247 domain-containing protein — MKYWLAGICLIFVFVLAGCGDSNNDAASISDIPDEPEKETVTSKFENSAGESIETLIDNNFYLLDVVSGERSGNANVYATRLYTVEELIELFKQTEGPDEISEKKNGQQIIIYDDVFITVKPSEEDSDVTLIEVADRTFVRENYSPNYLNTFFTFALLNSLFGNNWSQSRMNTCQNGGCYGGYTSANRTNDGGSGGVSRGNSNYRGGGPSAGK, encoded by the coding sequence ATGAAATATTGGCTGGCAGGGATTTGCTTAATTTTTGTTTTTGTTTTGGCTGGCTGCGGTGATTCGAATAACGATGCTGCTTCAATAAGTGACATTCCAGACGAGCCGGAAAAAGAAACGGTAACGTCAAAATTTGAAAATAGTGCAGGAGAATCAATTGAAACATTAATTGATAACAACTTCTACTTACTGGATGTTGTATCTGGAGAGAGAAGCGGAAATGCAAATGTTTACGCGACTCGTCTATATACAGTCGAAGAATTAATTGAATTGTTCAAACAGACAGAAGGCCCGGATGAGATTAGCGAAAAAAAGAACGGACAGCAAATTATTATTTATGATGATGTGTTCATAACAGTGAAGCCGAGTGAAGAAGACAGCGATGTTACACTAATTGAAGTGGCAGACAGGACATTTGTCCGTGAAAACTACTCCCCGAACTACTTGAATACTTTCTTTACATTTGCTTTGTTGAATTCTCTTTTTGGTAATAATTGGAGTCAAAGCAGAATGAATACATGCCAAAATGGCGGCTGTTATGGCGGTTATACATCAGCAAACCGTACGAACGATGGTGGCTCAGGCGGTGTCAGCCGTGGCAATTCGAACTATCGCGGCGGCGGTCCGAGTGCGGGAAAATAA
- a CDS encoding polyamine aminopropyltransferase — translation MMQQRVMNKTSLIYWASGIVSICGIVFEVLFGALGSYILGDGVKQYTLTISLFLTGMGIGASISERVTKNLILAFIYIEFFVALIGGFSSFTMFGITAYTPEGTDAFYLYLVTLIVGTLTGVELPILIRKANEIGETLNRSTARVLFSDYAGGLIGGLLFAFLLRPQFGIVKSAFLVGLINLAVALVVLWLFRSEVKRLAIHALVGSVIGILLILGVFFGEETAFSFEQKLYQDPIIHMEQSQYQKVILTRNDDDVRLYLNGGLQFSSIDQHRYHDALIHPVMSQAKQHDHVLILGGGDGLAANEVLKYDDVRDITLVDLDPAVTDLAKTEPKLLDLNNRSLHNEKVTIKNEDAFNYLIASDQIYDVIIVDLPDPNDESLNKLYTEEFYSLVRNHMHPEGAMIVQATSPVFATQSYWTIDETIRGTGLETENFHLDVPSFGNWGFVMASRNPIDANKLEVTVPTQYLKSSMIPGMTEFGKDEDREIIKADGEKAELRPNTLVDPHLIEIYQSEWKHY, via the coding sequence ATGATGCAGCAGAGAGTAATGAATAAAACTTCGCTCATATACTGGGCTTCCGGTATTGTATCAATTTGCGGTATCGTGTTTGAAGTTTTGTTTGGAGCGCTGGGATCTTATATTCTCGGAGATGGTGTGAAGCAATATACGCTCACCATCTCTTTGTTTTTGACAGGTATGGGGATTGGCGCGAGTATTAGTGAACGAGTAACGAAGAATTTAATATTAGCATTTATCTACATAGAATTTTTCGTGGCTTTAATCGGCGGATTTTCCAGTTTTACAATGTTTGGGATTACAGCATATACCCCCGAAGGAACAGATGCATTTTATTTGTATTTGGTTACGCTAATTGTCGGTACGCTGACGGGTGTGGAGCTGCCGATACTTATTCGTAAGGCAAATGAAATTGGAGAGACGCTGAATCGAAGTACGGCACGTGTGCTGTTCAGTGATTATGCTGGAGGATTAATTGGAGGGTTGCTGTTTGCTTTCCTGCTTCGCCCCCAATTCGGTATCGTTAAGTCTGCCTTTTTAGTAGGGCTAATTAACTTAGCAGTAGCATTAGTTGTTCTCTGGCTGTTCCGCTCAGAAGTAAAGCGTTTAGCGATTCATGCTCTAGTCGGCTCAGTCATTGGTATTCTGCTGATATTGGGTGTCTTTTTCGGGGAAGAAACAGCGTTCTCCTTCGAGCAGAAACTATACCAGGATCCGATTATCCATATGGAACAAAGTCAGTACCAAAAAGTTATCCTCACACGAAATGATGATGATGTGCGTCTTTACTTGAATGGAGGTCTGCAGTTCAGTTCCATTGATCAGCATCGCTATCATGATGCGCTCATCCATCCTGTCATGTCCCAGGCGAAGCAGCATGACCATGTGCTGATTTTAGGCGGAGGGGATGGTCTGGCTGCGAATGAGGTTTTAAAATATGATGATGTACGGGATATTACCTTAGTGGATCTTGATCCTGCTGTGACCGATTTAGCTAAAACAGAGCCGAAGCTACTTGATTTGAATAATCGTTCTTTGCACAATGAAAAAGTGACAATTAAGAACGAAGATGCGTTTAATTATTTAATAGCATCAGACCAGATATATGATGTTATTATTGTGGATCTGCCTGATCCGAATGATGAGAGTTTAAACAAGCTGTACACGGAAGAATTCTACTCTTTAGTCCGTAATCATATGCACCCGGAAGGAGCGATGATTGTCCAAGCTACCAGCCCAGTTTTCGCTACGCAATCTTACTGGACAATTGACGAAACAATCCGCGGAACCGGCTTGGAGACGGAGAACTTCCACTTAGATGTTCCAAGCTTTGGCAACTGGGGTTTTGTCATGGCTAGCAGAAATCCGATTGATGCCAATAAGCTAGAGGTGACAGTGCCGACACAGTATTTGAAATCGTCTATGATTCCGGGAATGACAGAATTCGGCAAAGATGAAGATAGAGAAATCATCAAAGCCGACGGAGAAAAGGCTGAACTTCGGCCGAATACACTCGTCGATCCGCATTTAATTGAGATTTATCAGTCGGAATGGAAGCACTATTAA
- a CDS encoding Lrp/AsnC family transcriptional regulator, giving the protein MDHIDRAMLELLQHDGRITISELSKRLSLSRPSVSERMARLEERGVIEHYTARVAHAKVGLDILLFIQVSELKIPHLEFEYLIAKEEAVLECHRVTGPINYLLKAAVPDMNGMRELIDRLIPYGTFNTSTVLTSPVAYRALLPRED; this is encoded by the coding sequence ATGGATCATATTGACCGTGCAATGTTGGAATTGCTTCAGCATGATGGCCGTATTACGATAAGCGAATTGTCAAAGCGGCTTTCCTTGAGCAGACCGAGTGTATCGGAGCGTATGGCAAGATTAGAAGAGCGGGGTGTAATTGAGCATTATACAGCTCGTGTGGCACATGCAAAAGTAGGACTGGATATCCTCCTATTTATTCAAGTAAGTGAATTGAAGATTCCTCACTTAGAATTTGAGTATTTAATTGCAAAAGAAGAAGCAGTATTGGAATGTCACCGTGTGACAGGTCCGATTAATTACTTGTTGAAAGCAGCTGTACCCGACATGAATGGGATGCGGGAACTGATTGATCGGCTCATACCTTACGGGACATTCAATACTTCTACTGTACTCACTTCTCCTGTTGCTTATCGGGCATTGCTGCCGCGCGAAGATTAA
- a CDS encoding DUF350 domain-containing protein, with amino-acid sequence MNPFLSTFLYFIIAVVIVIIGLIIFELITHKYKDWEEIEKGNTAVALSIGGKVIGICLVLSFSIYHSSELWETLIWGAYGVLLQMIAYFVFEGVTRRFSVQAKLKENNVAVGIVSLAVSVGLGFVIGASIT; translated from the coding sequence ATGAACCCATTTTTATCGACGTTTTTGTACTTTATTATCGCAGTTGTGATCGTTATTATTGGTCTTATTATCTTTGAACTGATCACACATAAATACAAGGATTGGGAAGAAATCGAAAAAGGCAATACAGCAGTAGCACTATCAATTGGCGGTAAGGTAATCGGAATTTGCTTGGTGTTGTCATTTTCCATTTATCACAGCAGTGAACTTTGGGAAACACTCATTTGGGGTGCTTATGGAGTGCTTCTGCAAATGATTGCTTACTTCGTTTTTGAAGGTGTAACGCGACGATTTTCTGTTCAAGCCAAGCTGAAGGAAAACAACGTGGCTGTCGGGATTGTCTCGCTGGCAGTTTCGGTAGGACTTGGATTTGTTATCGGTGCGTCGATTACGTAA